The Methyloceanibacter sp. wino2 nucleotide sequence ATCCCGACGGCGCTGCCCATCGTGGCCATGTTGACGACCCCCTATCAGTCGAACCATCCGGACGTGCGCTTCACCATCCACTCCAGGACCTCCATCGAGGTCTTGAGCATGCTGGAGAATCTGGAGATCGACGCCGGGCTGACCTATCTCGACAATGAACCGCTCGGCCGGGTGCAATCCGTGCCGCTCTACACCGAGTACTACCGCCTGCTCGCCTCCAGCGAGGGCCCGCTGGCGGATCGGGAAAGCGTCACATGGCAGGAGGTCGGCCAGATGCCGCTCTGCCTGCTGACACCCGACATGCAGAATCGCCGGATCATCGATGCGCAGCTGGCGGAGGTCGGCGCGGAAGTGGAGCCGAGGCTGGAATCGGACTCCGTCATCGTTCTCATCGCGCATGTGCGGACAGGCAAATGGACCAGCGTCATGCCGTCACGACTGGCAGAAGTGTTGGGTGTCACCAAGAACGTGCGCGCCATCCCGATCGTCGATCCCGTGGTGACGCACTCGATCGGGCTCGTCGTACCCCACCGTAACCCGCTGACGCCGTTGATCAGCGCGCTCGTGGCGGAGGCCAAGCAACTTGCGCCGGTTTTGGAGGGCATAGCGGCGATGAAAGCGTCACCGGAGATCGCAGATGCCTAACGGTTGAAAAAAACGATCTAACAACCGGGAAATCCGAGGCAAATGCCTATCGGTTCGATCAGGAATCCCGATCCCCTAACGGCTTTGCTTTATTGATTTCATAATTCTAAATGTTCATTTTGAACACGGTTGAAGAAACGTTCCTGGGCAATGCAAAAGTACGAAAAATGGACGTCTGAGCGCGCAATCGAGATCATTGCGCAGCATCAGGATCAGAAGGGCGCGACGCTCCCTATCCTCCATGCTCTGCAGGAGGTTTTCGGTTGCGTTCCGCTAGAGGCGGAGCCCTTGATTGCCGAGGCCCTCAATATTACACGGGCTGAAGTGCATGGGTGCGTGACATTTTATCACGACTATCGGCGTGAACCGCCGGGACGCCGTGTCCTCAAGATCTGTCTCGCCGAATCCTGCCAAGCCGCCGGCGTGCGGTCGCTGGAGAAGCGCGCGAAAGAGAAGCTCGGGGTGGAGATGGGCGGCACCACGGCTGACGCCCGCGTGACCCTCGAGCCCGTTTACTGCCTCGGACTGTGTCATTCCTCCCCCGCCGCCATGCTGGACAAGGATGTGTACGCGGGGCTCGACGAGGAGCGGCTGGATGAGCTGCTCAAGGAGGCGCAGGCGTGACCCGCATTTATATTTCCCGCGATTCCGGAGCACTGGCCCTCGGGCCGAAGCCGTCGTCAAACGCTTCGAGAAAGAAGCCAAGGAACGTGGACTCGATCTTGAGATCGTGCGGAACGGATCGCGCGGCATGTACTGGCTGGAGCCCTTGGTCGAAGTGGAAACGGACCAAGGCCGCGTCGGCTACGGCCCGGTTCGGGCCTCCAAGGTGGACGACCTCATCGATGCCGGCATGCTCGAGGGCAAGCCCCACAAGAAATGCATCGGCGTCGTGGATGAGTATCCCTGGTTCAAGAACCAGACCCGCCTCACCTTCGCCCGGGTCGGCACCACCGATCCGCGGTCCTTGGAGGACTACAAGGCCCATGGCGGTTACGCCGGCCTGAAAAAGGCTCTCGAGGTCGGCCCCGACGGCATTATCGAGGAAGTCCTGGCCTCCGGCCTTCGCGGTCGCGGCGGCGCGGGCTTCCCCACCGGGATCAAGTGGCGCACGGTCGCCGACTGTCCGCCGCAGCAGAAATACATCGTCTGCAACGCGGACGAAGGTGATAGCGGCACGTTCGCCGACCGCATGATCATGGAAGGCGATCCTTTCGTGCTCATCGAGGGCATGACGATCGCCGGCGTCGCGGTTGGCGCGACCTACGGCTACATCTACCTGCGCTCCGAGTATCCGCATGCGAGCGTCGCCTTGCGCGCCGCCATCGACTCGGCGCGCGAAGCAGGCCTTCTCGGCGACAACGTGGCCGGGTCGGGCTTTGCGTTCGACATGGAAGTCCGCGACGGTGCGGGCGCTTACGTCTGCGGCGAGGAGACGTCCCTGCTCGACAGCCTGGAAGGCAAACGCGGCGAGGTACGCGCCAAGCCGCCGCTTCCGGCCCATATCGGCCTGTTCGGGCAGCCGACCATCATCAACAACGTCCTGTCGCTGGCGACCGTCCCGATCATCATGGACAAGGGCGGCAAGTATTATCATGACTTCGGCATGGGCCGTTCCCGCGGCACGATGCCGATCCAGCTGGCCGGTAACATCAAGCATGGCGGTCTCTACGAGACGGCTTTCGGCATTACGCTCGGCGAACTGGTCGACGACATCGGCGGCGGCACCTATTCCGGCCGTCCGGTTCGCGCGGTTCAGGTGGGCGGCCCGCTCGGCGCCTACTTCCCCCGCGAACTCTTCGACACGCCGTTCGACTACGAGGCCTTCGCGGCCCGCGATGGTCTCATCGGCCACGCCGGTGTCGTCGTGTTCGACGACACCGTCGACATGGCGCAACAGGCACATTTCGCCATGGAGTTCTGCGCGATCGAATCCTGCGGGAAGTGCACCCCGTGCCGGATCGGTTCTGCGCGTGGCATGGAGGTGATCGACAAGATCGTCGCCAACGAGAACCGGGCCGAGAACCTGGAGATCCTCGAAGATCTCTGCAACACGATGAAGTTGGGCTCCCTCTGCGCGCTCGGAGGTTTTGCGCCCTATCCCGTAATGAGCGCGCTAACCCATTTCCCTGAAGATTTCGGCGCCGAGAAGAAGCGCCTCGAGGCCGCTGAGTGAGGAAAATCCGATGCCTTTGAATCCGGAAACCGACTACGGAACACCAAAATCGAAGTCAGAGAAGCTCGTCACGCTGACCATCGACGGCGCCGAGGTAACGGTGCCGGAGGGAACGTCCATCATGCGGGCGGCGATGGAGATGGGGACTCAAATCCCCAAGCTCTGCGCCACGGACATGCTGGACTCCTACGGGTCTTGCCGGCTTTGCCTGATCGAGATCGAAGGCCGTAACGGAACACCCGCCTCGTGCACCACGCCTGTCGGCGAGGGCATGGTGGTCAAGACGCAGACCGACCGTCTGAAGCGGCTCCGCAAGGGCGTGATGGAGCTCTACATTTCGGAGCATCCGCTCGACTGCCTGACCTGCTCGGCCAATGGCGATTGCGAACTGCAGGACATGGCCGGCGCCGTGGGCCTGCGCGATGTGCGCTACGGCTATGACGGTCAGAAACATCCCAATCCGGGCATCGACGACTCAAACCCCTATTTCACCTACGAACCCTCCAAGTGCATCGTCTGCTCCCGCTGCGTCCGCGCCTGCGAGGAAGTGCAAGGCACATTCGCGCTGACGATCGCCAATCGCGGCTTCCAGTCGGTGGTCTCGCCCTCGATGCAGGAGAGCTTCCTCGAGTCCGAGTGCGTGTCCTGCGGCGCTTGCGTGCAGGCCTGCCCGACCGCGACGCTCAACGAGAAATCCGTGATCGAGATCGGTACGCCCGACACGGCCACCGTGACGACCTGTGCCTATTGCGGCGTGGGCTGCTCCTTCCGGGCCGAGATGCGCGGCGACGAACTCGTCCGCATGATCCCGCAGAAGGAAGGCAAGGCCAATCGCGGCCATTCCTGCGTGAAGGGACGCTTCGCCTACGGCTACGCGCACCACAAGGACCGCATCACCAAGCCGATGATCCGCGAGAAGATCACCGATCCGTGGCGTGAGGTTTCGTGGGAAGAAGCCATTCAATACACCGCGTCGGAGTTCAAACGCATCCAAGCCAAATACGGCAAGAGCTCGATCGGCGGCATCACCTCTTCCCGCTGCACCAACGAAGAGACCTTCCTGGTGCAGAAGCTGATCCGCGCCGGCTTCGGCAACAACAATGTCGATACCTGCGCCCGCGTTTGCCACTCGCCAACCGGCTATGGCTTGAAGACGACCTACGGCGAGAGCGCCGGCACGCAGGACTTCGATTCCGTCGAGAAATCCGACGTCATCCTGGTGATTGGCGCCAACCCGACGGACGGCCATCCGGTGTTCGCCTCGCGCATGAAGAAGCGCCTGCGCCAGGGCGCGAAGCTGATCGTTGTCGATCCGCGCAGAACCGACTTGGTGAAGTCGCCGAACGTCAAGGCCGACTACCATCTGCCTCTGCGGCCCGGCACGAACGTCGCCGTCGTGACGTCTCTCGGCCACGTCATCGTCACCGAAGGCCTCGTGAACGAGGACTTCGTCCGTGAGCGGTGCGAGTGGGACGAGTTCCAGGATTGGGCCCGGTTCGTCGCCGACCCGCGTCACGCGCCCGAAGAGGTCGAGAAGATTTCCGGCGTTCCCGCCGAGCTGATCCGCAAAGCGGCCCGGCTTTACGCGACGGGCGGCAACGCGGCCATCTATTACGGTCTCGGCGTCACCGAGCACAGCCAGGGCTCCACCACGGTCATGGCCATTGCCAACCTCGCCATGGCGACCGGCAATATCGGCCGTGAAGGCGTGGGCGTGAACCCGCTGCGCGGTCAGAACAACGTGCAGGGTTCCTGCGACATGGGATCCTTCCCGCACGAGCTGCCCGGCTATCGCCACGTCTCCGACACGGCGACCATGGAGCTGTTCGAGTCCCTTTGGGGCCGTCCGCTGCTCGATGAGCCGGGCTTGCGTATTCCCAACATGATCGACGCCGCGCTCGATGGCTCGTTCAAGGGCATCTACATCCAGGGCGAAGACATTCTTCAGTCCGACCCGAACACCCAGCACATGGCCGCCGGCCTCGCCGCGATGGAATGCGTGGTGGTGCAGGACCTGTTCCTGGTCGAGACCGCCAACTACGCCCATGTGTTCCTGCCCGGTTCGACCTTCCTCGAGAAGAACGGAACCTTCACCAACGCCGAGCGCCGCATCCAGCGTGTGCGCAAGGTGATGGCGCCGGTGAACGGTTATGAGGATTGGGAGATCACCCAGATGCTGTCCAACGCTCTGGGCTACCCGATGCATTACGATCATCCGTCGCAGATCATGGACGAGATCGCACGCCTCACGCCGACCTTCACGGGCGTCTCATACGAGAAGCTCGACGAACTCGGCTCCGTGCAGTGGCCGTGCAACGACGAGGCGCCGGAAGGCACCCCGGTCATGCATATCGAGAGCTTCACGCGCGGCAAGGGCAAGTTCGTCGTCACCGAATACGTGGCAACGGACGAGAAGACCGGCCCGCGCTTCCCGCTTCTGCTGACCACGGGACGCATCCTGTCCCAGTACAATGTGGGCGCGCAGACGCGGCGCACGGAGAACGTCGTCTGGCACGAAGAGGATCGCCTCGAGATTCATCCCTTCGATGCCGAGAACCGCGGCGTGCGCGACGGCGACTGGGTGAAGATCGCCAGCCGCACCGGCGAGACGACCTTGCGGGCGCTGATCACCGAACGTGTGGCGCCGGGCGTTGTCTACACCACGTTCCACCACCCGACGACGCAGGTGAACGTGGTGACGACCGAGTTCTCCGACTGGGCCACGAACTGCCCCGAGTACAAGGTGACGGCCGTTCAGGTCGCGCCGTCCAACGGGCCGTCCGAGTGGCAGGAGGAGTACGAGGAGCTGTCGAAGGCAGCGCGCCGTATCGCCGAACCTTTGGTGGCGGCGGAGTAGTCCTCCGCCCCCTCGCCTCGCATCACGGAGAGCCTTGCGTTTATGAAGCCCGAGAATCTCGTCTACATGGCGAACCAGATCGGAAAGTTCTTCCAGTACCAGAAGGAAGACGAAATCGTTCCGGGGATCGCCAGCCATATCAAGAAGTTTTGGGACCCGCGGATGCGCGAGGCGATCTTCGCCTATCTCGACCAAGGTGGAGACGGCCTCGATCCGTACGTGAAAGAGGCGATCCTTCATCTGAAAGAGGTGAAGAAGCCCGCCGAGACCAGCTTCCAGGGCACCTAGGCCTTTACGGCCGCGCGCTGTCGGCAGCAACGCTCACGCTCGCGCAAAAGAAACGGCCGCTCCCGATGATGGAGCGGCCGCCAAATTCACCTGCAATGTATTGCCTGTGACCTAGGCGTCAGGCTTGCCCGGCATCACGGCGACACCCCAGGGCAGACGTCCGACGGGCACGGACTTGACCGCCTTCAGCGAGTCGAGGTCGATGATCGTCATGTCGTTCGTCAGGCCGTTGGCCACGTAGTATTTCTTGCCGTCCGCGCTGGTCTCGCCGTGCCAGGGGCGCTGACCGACCAGGATGTAGTCCACGACTTCCTTCTTGGCCGTGTCGATGACGGCAACGCGGTTGGACGGACCGAGCGGCACCATGACGAGCGACTCGTCCTTGACGAAGTCCATGCCGACCGGCTGAAGCTGCTCGGGACGCACGCCCGGCACCTCGAAGCGAATCTTGTTGGTGATCTCCCAGGTGGACGGATCGATCACGGAAACCGTGCCGCCCACTTCCGAAGAGACCCACAGCTCCTTGCCGTCCTTGGTCCACTTCGCCTCGCGCGGCCGGGAGTCGACCAGCACGTTGGCGATCAGCTGATGCGTTTCGTTGTCGATGATATGCGCCATGCTCGTGCTTTCCGAGGTGGCGGCGGTGTACTTGTTGTCCGGGCTGACTGCCATGCCTTCGGGCTCCACGCCCACCGGCACCTCGGCCAAGACGTCGCCGGAGCCGAGATCCATGATCGTGACCATGCTGTCGTCTTCGTTGGCGATATAGATGATCTTGCCGTCGGGATCGATGTCCATCAATTCCGGATCAGGGCCGCTTTCGAGCTGTCGCGTGATCTTGAGCGTCTTGGTGTCGACAACGTCGATGATGTCGCCGTCACCGGCCGCGACGAACAGTTCCTTGTTGTCAGGGCTCAGGACGATGCCGCGCGGACGGCGCGACGTCTCGATCGTATCGATGGTCTCCATCGTGTCGCCGTCGATGACCGTGACGGTGTTGTCTTTCTCGTTGGAGACGAAGATCGTCTCGGCGTGAGCCAGCGGAGCGGCGGCGAGAACAAACGCCGTCGCACAAACAGTTGCAAGGCCGATGCGTGTCATTTGGTACCCTTTGCGGCAGCTCGTTAGAATTTGCACTTGGTTTCTGGTTTGTCGAAGCCGAGCGTGTCGGTGACGTATTTCGGATGCAGGAAGCCTTCCTGCGGCGACGTGGAGACCGGTACGCGGGTGCCGCCGCCCAGAATGATCGGCTGGCGCATCTGGTGATCCCAGGGGCGGAAACTCAGCGCTTGGCCCTTGAAGGCCTCGAGCCGGAACTCGTCCGACAGCATGTAATCCTTCACGCCCTTGGGATCGACCGTGCCGGACTTCTGCGCCGCGTCCGACAGAGCGCGGAGGCCCAGCCAGGCCGTATAATCCCGTTCGACCGGCGGGCGGTTTGCCAGACGCGGAATCGCGCGCTGAAAGCGCATGCCGCCCGACTCCGTGTAGGACTTGTCCCAGGCCGTCGCCTGAAGGCCCTGCGTACCCACTACCGGGCGGGGCATGGTGGTGCGGTACATCAGATAGTCGCCGAAATCGTCGTCGCTATTGATGGACCAAACGACGTCGTGCTCCGGCGCACGCTGCGTCTCCAGCGCCATTTGCTGCTGGATCTGCTGATGGCCCGAGTCCAGATTCCGGGCTCCAGGGGGAAGGTCGTAGAGGTGGTCTTCCACCACCTTGCCGCCGAAGCGCTTGGCCGCACGCTGGACCTGGGCGAGATAATCCTGATCCTCGGGCGTATCGCGGCGGATGACATACCATTTCGGCCACTTCTTCCAGATCAGGTACTGCGCCAGGGCGTCGGCGCGCATCGCGTAGTCCGGAATGATATGGAAGACGTTCTGGCGGCATTCCTCCTGGCGCAGCTTGGTCGCGCTGGAGCGGATGTTCATGATGAGCGCGTCTTTGGCCTCTGGCAGATCGGCCACGGCCAGCAGATCGTCGGGCTCCAGGTCGGCGATGAAGAAGCGGTGGCCGGCCGCCAGCGCTTCCTTGGCCTTCGCCACGATGTCCTCGTCTGCGGGGATGATGACTTCCTCGAGCTCGAAGCCATAGCCGACGAAATTACCGGCCTGGTTCGCCTCCTTGAGCATGAGGCGCGCGCCTTGGATGCCTTTGTCGGTGATCACCTTCTCCGCGTAGGAGAGCGGGAGCGGCTCTTCGTATTCCTTACCGAGATAGACGACATGCATCGTCTTCTTGGCGGCGTCCGGCTTTGCAGCCTTCGGCTTGCCGGCATCCGCGGCAGCGTCGTCGCTAGCCTTCGGCTGCGCGTCGCCGGTCTTGGCTGGCGTCTCGACGTCATCTGTGCCCGGGGCGTCTTGGGCACCAGCGGGCAAAGATCCAACAGCAAGAGCTGAAAAGAGGAGTGCCGCACTTACCAGTCCGAAAAAGCGGGTATGGGGCACACGGGGGGAAATTGAACGCAACGGCACCATCTCTCTTGAACGTTTCCGACCAACATTTTTTGCCGAGGGCTTTGCGCCCTTCTGTCTCAGACCTTCAGTCCCTTGGCAATGTGCGCTGCACAATACGGCTTATGCGCCAAGGCAAGAGGACGACGGTTCTGTACTAATGATATAGGCGCGCTCAGGAACCAATGCCAAGTGATGGTGCTTTTCATTACCAATGTTTTAGGACGCAAAAAGGCCGCCGTCCCGGGATGGGGCGGCGGCCTTTCACGACCAAATTGGTAGGCTGCGAAGCCTATTGACCGGGCGTCTGGGCCGGCTCGTTCACCTTCTTCATCGAGCTCGGGTTCTTCGAGCGGATGAACGCGATGACCTTCCACAGATCGTCGGATGTCTTGGCGATCGTGCCGAACGGCGGCATCGGGCCGGTCACGATTTCCTTACGGACACGCTTGTAGCCCTGCTCCTGCAGCTTGTCAGAGCCCTCGGCGATCAAGCGGAACACCGTGTCGTCGTCGGCGCCGTAGACCCAGGCATCGTTCGTCAGAGGCGGACACATGCCGCCGCCACCGCCGCCGCCATGGCAGCCGTTGCAGCTATAGGACAGATAGATCTTATGTCCCGCTTCCGCGACGCCATCGATTTCGTCGTTGTAGGGGTTGTGGAGACCGCCAACCGGGGTCTTCTCAATGAGTTCCAGCGGGGGCGTGGTGTCGCCCTTCTCGCAGCATTCCTCAGCACGAGCATCCAATGCAAACAGGCCAATCGCGCCGACAAAGGCGGCAGCTACTACTCCAGTAATAATCTTGCGCACGGTACGTCTTCCTTACCCTAGTTTCAGTTCTGGTTGAGCCTATCGAAATCAAAAAACGCCTATTTCGACCTTCCTCGAGCAATTGGCTGACATGCCTTCAATTGAGGGCATGCCGCGCCACACTACCGCCTTTGAAGGCGGTTGCGTCAGAAAAAAGTCGGAAAAAAGCCCACGGGCAAAGGACTCGCACGGCAGTTGAGCATGCCAAATCTTCCCCGGCGCGGGACGCGATCGCCCTGCGTTGCCGGTTCCGTGTTGCCCAGCCGCGCCGCTCATGAAGCGGCCCGTCTTACTCTTCGCCACGATCGAAATGGCGTTGTCCTCCTCAGCCCCGGAAGGGGTGCAATCTTTCGATTGGGAACAATAGGAATTTTTTCTTTGGATTCTTGGGCGCTTTGGCCGTTTTGCAACCGTCATAGTCGAAATGGCGCGAAGCGCAAGAGTATGTCACATGCGGCAAAGCGATGCGCCCTAAGCGGGCCCACCCGGCGACGCGCCCTCGCCCTCGGGCCTATTGGGTGATCTCGAAATCCATATCCTCGAAGGTGTAGCGCGGCACCTGGATCCAGATGCCGTCCTCATTGATGGGGACCTTGTGGATCTTCACGTCCGTCACATTCAGCCGGCCCGTCTTCTCGTCGACCCAGAAGTCCACGTCGAAATACTCGTCCTTGCTGCCGACGCGCCGGAAGTCTGTACAGGCAAAGTAGTGGCCGTCCTTCTTGAGATAGCGAACCGGCTGGTGCATTTCGACGAACTCCAGCGGGATGGTCTCCCCGGTCTTCTCGTCCTTCAGTTCAAGCGCGCCGTCGTCGTTCTTGTTCTCGGCGATGTAGTTGTGGATGGCACTCATCACGTGCCAAGCCCGCACCACTTCCATGTCGCCCGGATGCTCCTGCACCGGCAGCCACCACCAAGCGACCGGCAGACGGGTCACCATGATGTACCCATCGCCTTCGCGCTTCGGTCCCTTCTGAACGCGGATATCAATGAGATCGAGGCTGTCCCCGTCCCGTTGGGGCTTGAACCAGAAGTCGAGCGCGTATTGTTTCCGAGGATCTTCCTTGTCGTGGAAGATCGCATTCGCGAACCAGCCGTACCCTTTCATGCCGCGTACGACA carries:
- a CDS encoding LysR family transcriptional regulator; this translates as MIDKLEFLIALSRERHFGHAAESCGVSQPTFSAGIKQLEDTLGVLLVERGSRFRGFTPEGERVLDWARRIVSDTRAMRQEIDALKHGLAGHLRIGAIPTALPIVAMLTTPYQSNHPDVRFTIHSRTSIEVLSMLENLEIDAGLTYLDNEPLGRVQSVPLYTEYYRLLASSEGPLADRESVTWQEVGQMPLCLLTPDMQNRRIIDAQLAEVGAEVEPRLESDSVIVLIAHVRTGKWTSVMPSRLAEVLGVTKNVRAIPIVDPVVTHSIGLVVPHRNPLTPLISALVAEAKQLAPVLEGIAAMKASPEIADA
- a CDS encoding formate dehydrogenase subunit gamma; this translates as MQKYEKWTSERAIEIIAQHQDQKGATLPILHALQEVFGCVPLEAEPLIAEALNITRAEVHGCVTFYHDYRREPPGRRVLKICLAESCQAAGVRSLEKRAKEKLGVEMGGTTADARVTLEPVYCLGLCHSSPAAMLDKDVYAGLDEERLDELLKEAQA
- the fdhF gene encoding formate dehydrogenase subunit alpha — protein: MPLNPETDYGTPKSKSEKLVTLTIDGAEVTVPEGTSIMRAAMEMGTQIPKLCATDMLDSYGSCRLCLIEIEGRNGTPASCTTPVGEGMVVKTQTDRLKRLRKGVMELYISEHPLDCLTCSANGDCELQDMAGAVGLRDVRYGYDGQKHPNPGIDDSNPYFTYEPSKCIVCSRCVRACEEVQGTFALTIANRGFQSVVSPSMQESFLESECVSCGACVQACPTATLNEKSVIEIGTPDTATVTTCAYCGVGCSFRAEMRGDELVRMIPQKEGKANRGHSCVKGRFAYGYAHHKDRITKPMIREKITDPWREVSWEEAIQYTASEFKRIQAKYGKSSIGGITSSRCTNEETFLVQKLIRAGFGNNNVDTCARVCHSPTGYGLKTTYGESAGTQDFDSVEKSDVILVIGANPTDGHPVFASRMKKRLRQGAKLIVVDPRRTDLVKSPNVKADYHLPLRPGTNVAVVTSLGHVIVTEGLVNEDFVRERCEWDEFQDWARFVADPRHAPEEVEKISGVPAELIRKAARLYATGGNAAIYYGLGVTEHSQGSTTVMAIANLAMATGNIGREGVGVNPLRGQNNVQGSCDMGSFPHELPGYRHVSDTATMELFESLWGRPLLDEPGLRIPNMIDAALDGSFKGIYIQGEDILQSDPNTQHMAAGLAAMECVVVQDLFLVETANYAHVFLPGSTFLEKNGTFTNAERRIQRVRKVMAPVNGYEDWEITQMLSNALGYPMHYDHPSQIMDEIARLTPTFTGVSYEKLDELGSVQWPCNDEAPEGTPVMHIESFTRGKGKFVVTEYVATDEKTGPRFPLLLTTGRILSQYNVGAQTRRTENVVWHEEDRLEIHPFDAENRGVRDGDWVKIASRTGETTLRALITERVAPGVVYTTFHHPTTQVNVVTTEFSDWATNCPEYKVTAVQVAPSNGPSEWQEEYEELSKAARRIAEPLVAAE
- a CDS encoding formate dehydrogenase subunit delta, which translates into the protein MKPENLVYMANQIGKFFQYQKEDEIVPGIASHIKKFWDPRMREAIFAYLDQGGDGLDPYVKEAILHLKEVKKPAETSFQGT
- a CDS encoding PQQ-dependent catabolism-associated beta-propeller protein; the protein is MTRIGLATVCATAFVLAAAPLAHAETIFVSNEKDNTVTVIDGDTMETIDTIETSRRPRGIVLSPDNKELFVAAGDGDIIDVVDTKTLKITRQLESGPDPELMDIDPDGKIIYIANEDDSMVTIMDLGSGDVLAEVPVGVEPEGMAVSPDNKYTAATSESTSMAHIIDNETHQLIANVLVDSRPREAKWTKDGKELWVSSEVGGTVSVIDPSTWEITNKIRFEVPGVRPEQLQPVGMDFVKDESLVMVPLGPSNRVAVIDTAKKEVVDYILVGQRPWHGETSADGKKYYVANGLTNDMTIIDLDSLKAVKSVPVGRLPWGVAVMPGKPDA
- a CDS encoding ABC transporter substrate-binding protein; translation: MPAGAQDAPGTDDVETPAKTGDAQPKASDDAAADAGKPKAAKPDAAKKTMHVVYLGKEYEEPLPLSYAEKVITDKGIQGARLMLKEANQAGNFVGYGFELEEVIIPADEDIVAKAKEALAAGHRFFIADLEPDDLLAVADLPEAKDALIMNIRSSATKLRQEECRQNVFHIIPDYAMRADALAQYLIWKKWPKWYVIRRDTPEDQDYLAQVQRAAKRFGGKVVEDHLYDLPPGARNLDSGHQQIQQQMALETQRAPEHDVVWSINSDDDFGDYLMYRTTMPRPVVGTQGLQATAWDKSYTESGGMRFQRAIPRLANRPPVERDYTAWLGLRALSDAAQKSGTVDPKGVKDYMLSDEFRLEAFKGQALSFRPWDHQMRQPIILGGGTRVPVSTSPQEGFLHPKYVTDTLGFDKPETKCKF
- a CDS encoding c-type cytochrome; this encodes MRKIITGVVAAAFVGAIGLFALDARAEECCEKGDTTPPLELIEKTPVGGLHNPYNDEIDGVAEAGHKIYLSYSCNGCHGGGGGGGMCPPLTNDAWVYGADDDTVFRLIAEGSDKLQEQGYKRVRKEIVTGPMPPFGTIAKTSDDLWKVIAFIRSKNPSSMKKVNEPAQTPGQ